From the Candidozyma auris chromosome 2, complete sequence genome, the window TTGTGAACATACCTGCTCGTGGATCAATGACGTTCAAGTGACCCTTTTTGTATGCCTCTGAATCAAAAAGACCTCCAAGCAAGacatttcttcttttggtaTACGCGAACCGCATCTTCAAAACCCAATTGAGCCACCCGTCCACGCCACCAAAACTCTGCTCGATTACATTGTTGACAATGAGTTGCGACGTTCCGGAGGATGAACGGGTGACAATATTCGAATATTTCGAAATCACGTCTATCACATCTTTGTGGCCCACAATGAAGCCAAGTCTAAGGCCAGGTGCGAATAGCTTGGAGAATGTCTCGATGCGAACAACTCTTCCGGATGTGTCAAGCGTGAGGTAAGAAGGTATCAAATGATGCGCCAAGTAGTCTTCGATGGTCAAAAAGTCAGAGATTTTGTGAATCACGTCAGGATCAGAGAAGGGCGGAAGAGTCAAGTAGCCATAAGGATCATCTTCGATGATGGCAAAATCGTACTTCTCAGCCAAGTTGTACACTTTCCGTCGAAATTCAATAGACTGAGTGAAACCAGTGGGATTCTGACCAGATGCGATTGTGTATAACGCTTTGGGTTTCTTTTTCCCCAACTCTGGCCTCAACTCATCCCAGTTCTCCAACAAGTTTTTTAAATATTCGAAGTCTATACCCTCACTTTTGCCAGATGTGGCGTCCAAATTCAATTTTATAGGAACAGGAATACCTCCAGCATTTTGAATATTCAACAACACGGGAGTGAAAGTAAATTCCTCAACCAAGATTACATCCCCAGGATCCAAAAAAGCATCCATTGCCTTGTTTAATCCATCACCTGCACCATTTGACACAATTGTAGTCCAATCATCATACTTAGGGGGATGCGCTCTCTTAATGAGATTTCTTGTAAATTCAAGTAATTGAGGAATaccttcaacttctgaGTATTGCAAACCCCTTGACAAGTCTATGAGCTTTGGGTCATTAGTTCTCTTAGTGACCATTACATGGTTCTTCGACTCACCAGTTGTtgtcaatctcttcaaagactcCTCAACGCCAGTATCCTTGTGattcaaattttcaatTGATGAATTACCCAATGGCAACAGcaaagatttttgaaatgGATAATCCACCACATTGATTTGCAACAGATCAATTGGGAAGAACCCGGCATTTGGCATGCCAGCATCGAGCCATAAGGGATCGGGGTGTGGCTCGAAACCTTCTGGAGCGTTGTCGAAATTAAAAACGGAAAAATGAAGCCTTTGCCTTGCAGAGGCcctttttgaaagaagatgtgACATAATTCGAAGGTGTGAATTGTGAGTTGTATTTAAACGTTATCGAATCCGATACTTGGCAGGAATAGATAGCTCTTCGAGGCGCACTGATAAGGGCGCGTTGTTGTACCATAATGTTGCGCAATCGCTATGGTTAAACGCGGAATTAATTGCGAAATCAGTCAGCACATATGGCTTCTCGTGTAGAATTAAGTGATTACAACATATCTTCGTCCATTATGTCGTCTCCAAAATAGGATTCTTTAGTGCAAGCTTTGTACTCGTCAATGGTTTGTCGAACGCTTTCCTTGCACTCTTCAAATGCATCTAAGACTTCTTGTCTCTCAGAGGCATCGTTTGATGCGGTATAGAAATTTATGTAAGCAGCTCGCTTTGCAAGCAAATCGTACTGTTTCACAGTTTTTCCGAATAGATGTACAATTGAAGTGTTGTTCGAAATCTGTATTCCACTCAATCGTTTGCTCTTCGGCTTGGTGAAAGTGGACTGTTTTCCATTCACAACGCCTATTGAGTGTGGCGCCCATGGTACAAACGACACGCGCTGCTGGGCCTTTATTATACCTCTTCtgatctctttttggtCAAGATTGCTACCTATGACATAGTCAAGTACACTGATGTACTTGAGAGGCTCTTTGCAGCTATTAAGTTTATACTTGTCATtaaggagctcaagaatAATGTCATATTCATTCAAGCTGACGTAGTTCTGGGCTGGTACGACACCAGGGATGTTTGAGTAAGGAGCAATTGATGACAGGAGAAATTTGAGCTCTGGCGTCGGAACCACTGTCGAGATAATTGATTCATAGGAGCTGTACATGTAGCTTGGAAACCTTAGTGGGTTTGTGATCCCAGCGGCGACATATGATATGAGCTTATTGGCACCTTCGAAGGCAGTTGAGCAGTTTAAATTCTTTTCCAAGCCAGACCCGATGAACATGTTGCCCAACGTGTTTAGCGAATCATTGTCGAACACGAATGTAGCATCACCGAAGTCAATAAGCCTCCGTAGGGTAAGCATGGTATTATAGGGCTGAACAACCACGTCCGAAGTCTTTTCATTTGAAGGAAACACAGAGAAGGTGCTagcaatttttttgctgcCGTACCTGTcattcaaaagctcaagcaaCAAGCTGCCCACCCCCGAGCCCGTGCCTCCAGCAACGCTATGCATAAGCTGGAAAGCAGAACAATTATCGCACTTATCCAATTCTCTATCTATCAAGTTCGtgagttcttcttcatgatttCTTCCATACGCATAGCCGTGTTGCCAATTGTTAGCTGCACCACTTCCAGTTTCACTAAGGTGCACATTTCTTGGATTGAACATCGGAAGCTTCGCAGTGGCTTTTGTCACCACTGAGGGCTCTAAATCTATTAGGATCGATCTGGGAGTATACTTATTCTGCTCACTGAGGGTGAAGAACGACTCCAAAACGTCTTCACGTTGAGAGGGGGGTTTTTGGGAAAATGCTTGGCTATCTGTTTCAAAAGCAAGTTCGTCACTTTTGTAGGGCTGGGGCGTTCCATCTGGAGCTAGCCCGAAGTCTAGAGCCATTTGATTCCAGTACTCTAAACCAACTTGATTCCCGCATTGGCCAACTTGGAGGGTAATCACTTCACTGCTTATTAGCAATTTGCCTTTTAATGAACTGGATTAATCAATGAGAAACACGTACCCTGGCATACTTTCTTCGATGAGGTGCTAGTAGAACTACGCGGTGATGTTTTGAATTTGGCGCGCACTAGTAGTAGCTACGCGGAGGAAAGTACGTAGAGGGGAGATCGTACGGTGATACACGAAAGGACCTTAACCGAGATTCTTGATTAAtaagccaaaaaaaaaaaaaaaaaaaaatggaagcTATAAAGCATTTCACTTTTggaaaataaaaagaaaatggacGAGACAGGAATCGAACCAGTGACCTTTTGCTTGCAAGGCAAACGCGCTACCAACTACGCCACACGCCCGGGTTTCCTCTTTTAGAGTTagcaaaaaaattatcGAATAGAACCCATAAGCTAATTAGCTCCTGCACATTGACTCCTACTTAAATACAGGttaaatttttttgaacaCAAGCCTTTCTACAATGAGACTAgcagaaaagaaagagaaaaaaaaaaggaataAAAGAAGCAATACCAGACCTAGGACATGATACTATTAtacatttttgaagcttATCGATGATTGTAGGTTGTCTTTCACTCAATTATTTGTTTGAATGTTGCTCACCAAGAGCTAAATTTCCAAAAAGTTGTCACATGACTTCATGCAGCGTACAAATTTAGTCCATTCTTACTGTACACAGAGGAGATTCTTATGTAAGGTGATTGGCTCTAGTTCTGAAGCTGATAACAGGTTTGTGACAACATGGTCTGGTTTACTTCAGCCTGGGGGCTACggtaaaaaaaagatcacATGTAACGATATCGTCTCTTACGTGCTTCAGCTCGTGATCTTCCAATGCCCGCGACACCACCAACTATCCGGCATATACGCTGCTCTCACAAGTATAAATTCAGTTGATCGCGCTCATCCTTGgaagttttctttttttttcttcataCTTACCTTGAGACATTGCAAGAGATCAAGTAGTCTTGCTTTCGCGGCACCTTGTTTGCATTGCACAGCGCTGCAAGGAGCTGTTGCCAACTTGTCCACTAAAGAGGCTGGCGTGCATTTCCCGAGTGGTTTGTCTTCGGATGGACTGCTTTGATTGGAGATGGTGGGTCGGCTTCCGGGCAAGTGTGGGtctttcaatttttgatttcaCCCCTCTCATACGAGCTAGAATTTATTCAGTTCGTGTATTTGTCTTTAGGGTTTCCAAGTCTTGGGATTTGCACACTTTAAAGATCAAAGTCATCTCTAATGTGACAGAAATGGACcaagtctttcttttcatggATAAAATCATGTCGAGGTGAGGATTCGTGGCACTCAAACTGAATGTTCAATGCTAGAATCCTGAAACCTCTTGACGAGAATCGATGCAAAACAGCTTTTTTGGCATCTATACTGCCTGAAGCCCTGTTTTTCGTGCTATCATGAATATATGGAGTGCATAAGTAGTCATGATATCTCAAAATTTTTATTGATTGCTACAAATCTCTGTTTCATTCTGTGCCATATAGATTTCTGTGAGAAAACCCACTCAACAGGTTCCGGTCCTATAGTGTAGTGGTATCACCTCGGATTCTGATTCCGGTAACCTGGGTTCGAACCCCAGTGGgaccttttttttgtttttacTTCATCCACATCATTTATTCAAAAGGCTTGCTTCTCTTACccattttgtttttggttttcttcattctcagTGCTGTACTACAATATACTTTGCTTGCATTGTCACGTCAATTAGCTTGAATGTATGATATGAAGTTCTCGCCAAAGAGGATAGATTGAGCTAATTGAGCAAAGTCTCTGCACTTTTTCGCTTTCATTACTCTGCTTACGGATATCGATACTCGATTGCCTCTCGATGTTTACAACAAAAGAGCCATGATTATGGTGATTTCATGGAAACCATTTGCGGTATTTCTTGTTGAGGAAGACAATTCAATGCAAATATTGCTCGATCTATCGCTAATTTAGATTTTGCTTTCAGGAGTGAGCCAATCTAGATTTTCTTCCGAATCATCTTCCCCTTGAGGCAATAGCATAGCTGAAAATAGAATCAGAGGTACCACCGGAGCGACTACCGAACGTAGGAATGAATTTTCGCCTAATTAGGTGCGAATAGTAATCTACCAAATACGGAAATTTTTTGTAACTCCACATGAAGACTACAAATTTAGACTTTTCTTAAAACTCATTTATTTTTGAGCAACTATGACGACGTTATCCTATGAAAAAAGTAAAATAAAAATGACCGGaatcaacaaagagaaTTTAGAAGAAAAATCGAAAAGAATTTAggtaaaagaaaaagaagtgcTCGCAGAGCACATGGTATATGCTTTTGGGAAATTAGCACCTAACGATTCAGATAAGTGGGGAGTCTTTCAAGGATAAGTCTTCAATCGTTGCTCAGCGTAACGCAATTATACTGAACTTaaacattttttttttcaagtttTGCCATGTTGTAGTGGTGAAAACGAAGAACGAGCAAACTCCACTTAGTAGTTGtaagatcttcttcttcttctcttcttgcatCCAGTTGGAACACTGGTACCAGTAGCAGTGAAGGTTGGAAGAGTAGTAGTGACAGTGGACTGGGTAGTAAGACCGGTTGGGGTACCGGAAATGGTGGAACCACCACACTGGCCGAACAAGGCAGCCAAGGCATTGAAAATGACAGTCTTCAAAGTCTCGAGGTTGAAGAACTCCTTGAACAACGATGTCACCAAACCAGACTGAGCAATAGCCTTGATGATAGCAGTGATGTCAATGAGGTCCTCGTCccacaacttcttgatcaagtcaacACCGTACTCCAAGAATTGAGGGTCGACAAGCAAAGCTCTGACGacagaagaagccaaaccagagttggccaaagactccaacaagttgttcaCAATTCCATCGGGGTCGtatctcttcatcatcatctcgTGCTCCTCGTCGCTTCTCTTCACCTGTGGTGGGAGGGCGTACTCCTCATCATCGGCGAATCTCTTGACGTTAGGATCACCACCATTGAGCTTATCCTGAATCTTGTCAATCAAGTTAGAAATCTCCTGCAAGGCcaatttgaagatgtcCTCGTAGAAAGTACAGTCGTTAAGAAGATCCCTGATAACTCTGACAGCCAAGCCAGACTCGTTCAAAGCAGTGAACAAAGTGTTCAAAGAGATGATACCAGATCTGATGATGGCAATGACAGCTTGTGTTACAATTGGCTGAAGGTTCTTGTTGTCAATCAAACCCTGAATGATCTTTGGAGCAAGACCAGTCTGGTTGATGGCAGCCAAAATCTGAGTGACAAGTGCGTACTCTCTGGCCTGAAGCTCAACAGGGTCGGCGATCTCAGATCTCTTCACCTGAAACTCCTGGATAGAAGCAGAAAGCTCGTTAAGCTTGTCCTCCTGTCTCTTGGAAAGACCGGTCTCGGATGGGCCAAAGTTGGCTGGAGCAGCTTGGACcgaagagatcaaggcaAGAGCGAAAGTAGCAGAGACGGTTTGAACCTTCATTGTGTAACGATATGTGGATTAATATGAGCTGATGGGAAGCCACGAATAGTaagcaagaaggaagaaagaaaaggaagagaaagaacGCCAGCCCCGGTTGGGAATTCCATACTTATATGTGAACAGGAGGAGAGAAAGGGCCCCGAGAGCCAGTGCCAAACTAGGAAAATAGTTAAAAGAAGCAGGTATGCATCCAAAGACTCAAATGAGTATTATACCGGGAGTAGTTAACTGCACACATTTGGTTTGGAAAGGGTAATGGAAGCCCATcaatgggtgcaaattAACTATGATCATTTCCGCATCGGGAAATTCTTTAGCAAGCTGGGCTGCACACAATAGTAGATCGCTGCACCCAATTTCTATGAGACTTTACTAACATTAGCCAAATGCGCACTCTCCAACCATGACATTACCCTTTTAGGTTAAGACCTTGAAATATAGCTATTCCTCGACTAGGTAATCTCCTCTTGTACTGTTGCAATAATTAGATATTTCTCACCAAGTAATGCCGGTTGACGCTGTCGGTGCCCAGAACGATTATTCTAGGCCAAGCTATTTGTGAATCCAGGcacaacttgaagaacttaTTTCTTAACATGGtaaagcttcttgtacaTATTGTAGGAACCGAGAAACACAACATAAACAAACGTATTCGGAATAGTGTAGCCAATTTCCTCGTCTAGTTCTCTACCTTCACCGGTTTGAGTAACATGGGCCCCGGACCTCGTGCTTCCACCAAGCTTTGCCTGGCTAAGGCATGAAAGTGTACGTTCTTGGTAGACCTGGCTTTCGCGGCCGAGCCACTTATTTACTTTCAGGCTTAGATTTTTGACGAGATGTGTGTTCCTTAAAAGTGTAATAGTTGAACACAATCatctgttgaagaaatttgGAGGATTCAGAGCTATGGTATCAGGGCGTTGCTATGAAAATTTAGTATAAGTATACCCGTGAAAATAGTGCTATCCATCGAAAGAGTATTCACTgctggaaaaagaagaaaaaaatggttGAAGCCGCCATTGAAATTACTTAATTATTGAAATGTTAAGGGCTTGTTCGGACAACTTTTACACTAGACATTTTACCTCAATGTAGCGCAAACCACATGAGAACACTATTCAAGTAAGAGTGCCAGATATCATACTTGAATGAGACTCAAGTTAGAGTGTGAATGGACTGTGAGTGAATGCACTTGTACATGGTGTCGACGATAGGTGACTACAGCTTTGGGGCACAATTAAGGGCACACGAGTGGAACTCAGGCTACCCATCAAATTTATTTCCTTTGTTGAGAAAAAGGACTCTAGTCGAATCAAAGTCATAACCTCCTCTTTATATCTCCATCTCTCTAATGACTAGTTTCTCGGCAACCTCCGACGAAGATCTCATTTGCAGCCGATAACGAGGGAGGGGAATGCCCAACACTCGAGTGTCCAAATCACTTACAATTGATggtttgattttgagtAGTAATTCCAGTACAAAATCTCTTTCCTGTTTATAGGCAGTAGTTATTCACCACTTCCCACCCTTACCGTGTATTCTGCCACTGCCATTGGGACCCCCAAATTTCAGTAGCGTCAGGTGAGAGGGGCCATACAGAAACGTTTCGGCCATTTGCCGTAAAATCACCAAGCAGGAGTCAATGTGCGCTATATTTCTTTCGCGATTGTATAATTTTACAATCCTTATGTTCTATTCCTCCTCAGATTTGCAGACATGCCCAACTGGCCAcagcttttgcaaccatttaTCAAAGAGTACTGGCCAAGATGACCTGCAGATGGCCACACTCACTAGCGAAGCGAGCCCAACGCGCGGGTCGTATTCTCGTACAAGGGcgctgaagaaaaagcgagtaggagaaaaaaaaaagtcagcCTTATGCGTGAATTGCATCTctcaacttgaagttcaCTTACAACAAAACATAGCAAATTCAATGCTCAATTATTTACAGACAGCCACCGCCAACTTGGCGAGGCTATCTGCCCACAAACCGATCCACGTTACCCTTCTAACATCGCTACTCGTGTCGATAGCCTACCTCGCTGTCGTAGATGAGTATATTCCAGGGCTGCTCGAGAATAACGGCAGCGTGTACTATTACCACCCACCAGGCACAAGTGATTTCAACAAATGGACTCAGGTGGATGACCCAGCTCAATATGCTAACGCTGACCAAATTCTGTTGGTGCCCTTAGTGttcagaagaaagaacaaCCACGTCTTACCCAATGTCCCTGACACCATAACCGGAGCTCACTACGAAAAAATCTTGATGGTCAGGTCAAGCGCGTTGGACTCAAAGATGGATAGCTTGAGTAGATTCACCGCTGAGGGGGTCACTTGGAAAGCCAGATCTCACAATAAGGTGGCAAGGATCTTAGAGTACGGCAAGGTTGCTTATAAGAAAGTCTGCCAGTTGATTCGAGGCGCCGAGGCTTTCGACATATGCTTGATCATTGTGGCCTACATTGCTATGGCCTACACGATATTGAAAGTGTTCATCGATTTGAAGCGCAGCGACTCGAGCTTTTGGTTGGGATTCTCCACAATTGTGTCTTCCACCTTCGCTTTCATCTTCGCCTTGGCCATAACGACTAAGGTATTTGAGACAAAGGTTTCTTTGCTCAGCATGACTGAGGGAATTCCTTTCTTGACTGCTATCATTGGCTTCAAACACAAGGTGTCCATTGCAACCGCCGTGGTAAATGATTCAGCGTCAAACCTTGATGTCAAGACCATCGTTTCCACTGCAATTGCCAGTCACACAACAAGTTTGCTCAGAGATCACGTCACCGTTATTGTTGCCTTGCTTTCAGCTTTATTCTATACCGCCAAAATGGAGGGCTTAAGAAACTTTTGCTTGTTGAGCAGCACCATCTTGACTTTCGACTTGTTGCTCACATACACATTTTTCTCGGCCGTGTTGGGACTTAAGGTTGAGATTACCAGAGCTCGTAGAACTCACGACTTACAAACCGctttggaagaggaggGCATTTCTTCCTTGGTGGCTGCATCCATTGCTAACCGCTCTGCTAAAAACGAGTACCCCAAAGGCAGTGACTCCCGCACCACCGTATTATCATTCAAGATAATGATGCTCGCCGTCTTTTTCGCATTTCATGGTTTGTGGTTGGGAAGCTCATGGTTGTACGGCTCGTCTTCAgatctcttcaacgatACCATCGGTCTCTCCAAGGAAACAGCTCAACAAATTTCGGTTAGTTCCAAGGGCACCCTTATCACATTACTCAAGCCTCAGGTTTACGTTCCAAATGGTGTTCTTGTAACTATTGAGGATGTCATTTCTTCCATATTGGAGTCTGTATCGAGGGCTATCAAAGATAGCCTCATTTCCAagttccttctttttgggttTGCAGTCTCTATTTCTTTCAATGCATACTTCTTGAATGCAACGCGTTATCAGCGCAACGCCACTAATAAGTTGGTCGAGAGAGAGATGTCAAGACCAAAGCTTAGCGGAATTGCCAAAACTTCgaaaaagtcaagaaaaaccaagaagaaaaatgattCTTACGATAATGATGACAGCTCTTCTAACGACAGTGCGCTAACCTTCAATGCTCCTGTCAAGGTTTTGCCTCTCGAGGAGTGTGTCAAGCACCTTAAAGAAGGGAAGGTTAAAGAGTTGAACAATGATGAAATATCGTCATTAGTTGTCGCTGGGAAGTTGCCTTTGTATGCCCTCGAGAAGCAATTGGGTGACAATTTACGTGCCGTTGTCGTTCGTCGTAAAGCCATTGCCAAGCTTGCTAATGCTCCAGTCCTTGACACTGACAAATTGCCCTTTGCCCACTACGATTATGATCGTGTATTCGGTGCGTGTTGCGAGAATGTCATTGGTTATATGCCTTTGCCCGTGGGTGTTGCTGGCCCTTTGATCATCGATGGTGTTCCATATCACATTCCAATGGCTACCACCGAGGGATGCTTGGTCGCTTCAACTATGCGTGGCTGTAAGGCAATTAATTCCGGAGGAGGTGTTCAAACAATTCTTACTCAAGATGGTATGACTAGAGGTCCAtgtgtttcttttccatCCTTGGCTAGAGCTGGTGCTTGCAAGCTTTGGTTGGACTCTGAGGAGGGTCAAAGAACCATCAAGAAGGCATTCAATTCTACTTCCAGATTTGCGCGTTTGCAACATGTTAAGACTGCGATTGCTGGAACTTTGCTTTTCATTCGCTTTAAAACCACCACAGGTGACGCTATGGGAATGAACATGATTTCAAAAGGTGTCGAACACTCTCTTAAGTTTATGATGGAGGAGTGTGGCTTCGAGGATATGTCGGTTATCGCTGTTTCAGGCAATTACTGTACTGATAAGAAACCGGCTGCGATTAACTGGATCGAGGGTAGAGGCAAATCTGTCGTTGCTGAGGCTAGAATTCCCGCTGATGTTGTAAGGAAGGTTTTGAAGTCCGATGTCGACGCCTTAGTTGAATTGAACGTTAGCAAGAACTTGGTAGGTTCAGCCATGGCAGGTTCTGTCGGAGGTTTCAATGCCCATGCCGCTAACTTGGTTACTGCAGTTTACTTGGCCTGTGGTCAGGATCCAGCGCAAAATGTGGAGTCGTCCAACTGTATCACGCTCATGAATAAGGTTGGCGACGACCTTCAAATCTCCGTCTCTATGCCCTCGATCGAAGTGGGCACTATCGGAGGTGGTACCATTTTGGAAGCTCAAGGGTCAatgttggacttgttgGGCGTTAGAGGACCACACCCCAAAAATCCTGGTGATAACTCCAGACGCCTTGCATGTATTGTTGCATCTGCCGTTTTGGCAGCTGAGCTCTCGCTATGCTCTGCTTTGGCGGCGGGTCACTTGGTTCAGTCCCACATGCAACACAACAGAAGCAAAGCTCCTGCTAATGGAGATGCTCCCAAGCCTGTAGCCAACGGTACAACCAACGGTCAAGACATCAAGCGCCTCCAGGAGGGTTCGGTGAACTGCATCAAGTCATAGAGTAATTGGTGGTGCCTACAAAGGCTATCACATCAAGCGAGAGAATTAGAAAGTAAGAGGTTAGGAGCGGCATGAACATCCTTGTTCGCTGTATCATCAATAtaatcatcatcatcaaatccCAAAACTCATGAGGTCATGACAAGTTCGTATATATTCCCGAACACCTTGCATTTCGCAATTGATCTTGCACGTTAGTTAGGTCGACAAATTTAATCTATTCCCTCGTTGAGTGCAGTCGAAGGTAAAATCAGTCAGAGTCGCAGTAGTGTTCCCCACGTAAAATTAGACGTACTTCATTTGATCCAGAGAGTTATAGAATAATGCAACAGCTGCCTTCGCAAGAAGTAGGCGCTCCGATCCCCAACAACACAGCCCATGCTATCTCTGTGACGTTACCTACGTGGGAAGCCACCGTTGGCTATGAAGAAGGCGAGGAATGGGTCACCAGTAAGATGCATTCTGGGTACCCGAGATTCTTTATCCATGGAATCATTCAGGATCTTGCTAGAGCTATCGAGTCTAAGTACGGTAGAGAAGGTGAGAAATGCATGATTTTTCCCTCATACAACACTGCCAAAAGGTGTCGAGAATTCATCAAGGCGAAGACAGAAACGCCAAATGTGCTGGTGAGAGTTTTGCGGTTGAGAACCCCAGCTCCTACTACGGAGTTTGAGAAATCGTCAGTTGTGGAGTCGGAAATCGGCATTGTGCTTTTTTCTGCCTCAGAGTTCCCTTTGGCCAAACAGTACTGGCAGCATTCTGGTGAGGgcatctcatcaagaatgGCCGAGTACGTCTTGAGAGAGTTGTTtcagaatgaagaaaaggatCAGGCGAGATTGAGATCGAGAAACAAGCAGGAGCTTCAAGCACAGAGTATACAGAAGAAAAGTCCTTCGATTACTGCATCGATCAGATCGAACTCTAGAGGTCAGAACGAGGAAGCCGATAAGGAGTTCAACACATTTATCGAGCAAAAATATGGTCGTGTCCTCGATCTCaaatttgcaaaagaagccaagTTGGCGTTGAGAAGACGTATATGCGGTAAGGCCGACAAATCGCACAATCAGGAAGAGGAAATGGATAAGGCGAGACGAGGGAAGTTTCTTAGTGAGACCGACGTTTATCTCTACCCAACTGGCATGGCTGCTATATTTAATGCCCATCAAGCTGTGCTTGCTGTGGAAGAGACTGCAAAGAAGTCGGTGTGCTTTGGGTTTCCATACGTGGACACGCTTAACATCTTGAGGAAATTTGGACCTGGCTGTCACTTCCTTGGCCTCGGTGACGACAAGTCATTAGATTCGCTCGAGGCTGATTTAGAGGCTAAAAATGTTGAGGTTTCGGCCTTATTTTGTGAGTGTCCATCGAACCCTTTGCTTAAAACGCCGGATTTGAAGCGTATTAGAGCTCTCGCTGACAAGTATAACTTTTACGTTGTTGTGGATGAGACAGTGggcaattttttgaacatTTCCGTGTTGCCTTATTCTGATATGGTGGTTTCTTCACTCACAAAGGTGTTTTCAGGTGATTCAAATGTCATGGGTGGATCCCTCATCTTGAATCCGTTGTCTACAAGCTACAAGAAACTCAAGGCATATTTCAACAACAATTATGAAGATCTTTATTGGGCTGAAGACGCGCTTTACCTCGAAAGAAATTCAAGGGA encodes:
- the STR2 gene encoding cystathionine gamma-synthase, whose amino-acid sequence is MQQSPSQEVGAPIPNNTAHAISVTLPTWEATVGYEEGEEWVTSKMHSGYPRFFIHGIIQDLARAIESKYGREGEKCMIFPSYNTAKRCREFIKAKTETPNVSVRVLRLRTPAPTTEFEKSSVVESEIGIVLFSASEFPLAKQYWQHSGEGISSRMAEYVLRELFQNEEKDQARLRSRNKQELQAQSIQKKSPSITASIRSNSRGQNEEADKEFNTFIEQKYGRVLDLKFAKEAKLALRRRICGKADKSHNQEEEMDKARRGKFLSETDVYLYPTGMAAIFNAHQAVLAVEETAKKSVCFGFPYVDTLNILRKFGPGCHFLGLGDDKSLDSLEADLEAKNVEVSALFCECPSNPLLKTPDLKRIRALADKYNFYVVVDETVGNFLNISVLPYSDMVVSSLTKVFSGDSNVMGGSLILNPLSTSYKKLKAYFNNNYEDLYWAEDALYLERNSRDFESRARMIDRNAEEVIKLLQESEIISQIYYPSLSPTKHHYDAVKTPNGGYGGLISMLFKEPKHAITFFNAVNLHKGPSLGTNFTLACPYSILAHYQELDEIETWGVDRNLVRISIGIEDKDELLEVLRSSLEVARKA
- the ARO9 gene encoding aromatic-amino-acid:2-oxoglutarate transaminase, producing the protein MSHLLSKRASARQRLHFSVFNFDNAPEGFEPHPDPLWLDAGMPNAGFFPIDSLQINVVDYPFQKSLSLPLGNSSIENLNHKDTGVEESLKRLTTTGESKNHVMVTKRTNDPKLIDLSRGLQYSEVEGIPQLLEFTRNLIKRAHPPKYDDWTTIVSNGAGDGLNKAMDAFLDPGDVILVEEFTFTPVLLNIQNAGGIPVPIKLNLDATSGKSEGIDFEYLKNLLENWDELRPELGKKKPKALYTIASGQNPTGFTQSIEFRRKVYNLAEKYDFAIIEDDPYGYLTLPPFSDPDVIHKISDFLTIEDYLAHHLIPSYLTLDTSGRVVRIETFSKLFAPGLRLGFIVGHKDVIDVISKYSNIVTRSSSGTSQLIVNNVIEQSFGGVDGWLNWVLKMRFAYTKRRNVLLGGLFDSEAYKKGHLNVIDPRAGMFTSVIINFPEGTNVPEKMRLLSFKLRAVGVKVVAGLNMAVDKSFSEPRGNFFRLTYAIAGSDSELREGAKRFVSAVEEFFKKGLEF
- the HMG1 gene encoding hydroxymethylglutaryl-CoA reductase (NADPH) HMG1, producing the protein MLNYLQTATANLARLSAHKPIHVTLLTSLLVSIAYLAVVDEYIPGSLENNGSVYYYHPPGTSDFNKWTQVDDPAQYANADQISLVPLVFRRKNNHVLPNVPDTITGAHYEKILMVRSSALDSKMDSLSRFTAEGVTWKARSHNKVARILEYGKVAYKKVCQLIRGAEAFDICLIIVAYIAMAYTILKVFIDLKRSDSSFWLGFSTIVSSTFAFIFALAITTKVFETKVSLLSMTEGIPFLTAIIGFKHKVSIATAVVNDSASNLDVKTIVSTAIASHTTSLLRDHVTVIVALLSALFYTAKMEGLRNFCLLSSTILTFDLLLTYTFFSAVLGLKVEITRARRTHDLQTALEEEGISSLVAASIANRSAKNEYPKGSDSRTTVLSFKIMMLAVFFAFHGLWLGSSWLYGSSSDLFNDTIGLSKETAQQISVSSKGTLITLLKPQVYVPNGVLVTIEDVISSILESVSRAIKDSLISKFLLFGFAVSISFNAYFLNATRYQRNATNKLVEREMSRPKLSGIAKTSKKSRKTKKKNDSYDNDDSSSNDSALTFNAPVKVLPLEECVKHLKEGKVKELNNDEISSLVVAGKLPLYALEKQLGDNLRAVVVRRKAIAKLANAPVLDTDKLPFAHYDYDRVFGACCENVIGYMPLPVGVAGPLIIDGVPYHIPMATTEGCLVASTMRGCKAINSGGGVQTILTQDGMTRGPCVSFPSLARAGACKLWLDSEEGQRTIKKAFNSTSRFARLQHVKTAIAGTLLFIRFKTTTGDAMGMNMISKGVEHSLKFMMEECGFEDMSVIAVSGNYCTDKKPAAINWIEGRGKSVVAEARIPADVVRKVLKSDVDALVELNVSKNLVGSAMAGSVGGFNAHAANLVTAVYLACGQDPAQNVESSNCITLMNKVGDDLQISVSMPSIEVGTIGGGTILEAQGSMLDLLGVRGPHPKNPGDNSRRLACIVASAVLAAELSLCSALAAGHLVQSHMQHNRSKAPANGDAPKPVANGTTNGQDIKRLQEGSVNCIKS
- the TUB4 gene encoding gamma-tubulin, with amino-acid sequence MPGEVITLQVGQCGNQVGLEYWNQMALDFGLAPDGTPQPYKSDELAFETDSQAFSQKPPSQREDVLESFFTLSEQNKYTPRSILIDLEPSVVTKATAKLPMFNPRNVHLSETGSGAANNWQHGYAYGRNHEEELTNLIDRELDKCDNCSAFQLMHSVAGGTGSGVGSLLLELLNDRYGSKKIASTFSVFPSNEKTSDVVVQPYNTMLTLRRLIDFGDATFVFDNDSLNTLGNMFIGSGLEKNLNCSTAFEGANKLISYVAAGITNPLRFPSYMYSSYESIISTVVPTPELKFLSSSIAPYSNIPGVVPAQNYVSLNEYDIILELLNDKYKLNSCKEPLKYISVLDYVIGSNLDQKEIRRGIIKAQQRVSFVPWAPHSIGVVNGKQSTFTKPKSKRLSGIQISNNTSIVHLFGKTVKQYDLLAKRAAYINFYTASNDASERQEVLDAFEECKESVRQTIDEYKACTKESYFGDDIMDEDML